Proteins from a genomic interval of Clostridium scatologenes:
- a CDS encoding cation:dicarboxylate symporter family transporter, translated as MVKVKKKKLGLATQILIGLILGVIVGAVFYGNPAVSTYLQPIGDIFLRLIKMIVVPIVFSALVVGIAGGGDIKQVGKLGVKTLVYFEVVTTVAIVLGLVIANVFHPGTGIDMHSLVKSNISNYVNTAETVAHHGFADTFVNIVPTNIVESLAKGDMLAIIFFSVMFGLGVAAIGEKGKPVLAICQGVADTMFWVTNQIMKTAPFGVFALIGVTVSKFGVKSLIPLGKLAITTYGAMIFFVLVVLGIIAKMAGTSILTLIKVLKDELILAYSTASSETVLPKIMEKMEKFGCPKSIATFVVPTGYSFNLDGSTLYQAIAALFIAQLYGMHLPILTQINLVVVLMLTSKGIAGVPGVSFVVLLATLGSVGIPLEGLAFIAGIDRILDMARTAVNVCGNSLAVVVVSKLEGKYDNEKGKKYVESIKKAA; from the coding sequence ATGGTAAAAGTGAAAAAAAAGAAATTAGGTTTAGCCACTCAAATTCTTATCGGACTTATACTTGGTGTTATAGTAGGTGCTGTATTTTATGGAAATCCAGCAGTTAGTACTTATTTACAGCCAATTGGAGATATATTTTTAAGATTAATAAAGATGATAGTTGTTCCAATTGTATTTTCAGCACTTGTAGTTGGAATTGCTGGAGGAGGAGACATTAAACAAGTTGGAAAGCTTGGTGTAAAGACTTTAGTGTATTTTGAAGTGGTAACTACTGTTGCTATCGTACTTGGATTAGTAATAGCTAATGTATTCCACCCAGGAACTGGTATTGATATGCATTCACTTGTAAAGAGTAATATTTCAAATTATGTGAATACAGCTGAAACAGTAGCACATCACGGATTTGCAGATACTTTTGTGAATATAGTTCCTACAAACATTGTTGAATCTCTTGCTAAAGGGGACATGCTTGCAATTATATTCTTTTCTGTTATGTTTGGGTTGGGTGTTGCTGCCATAGGAGAAAAGGGAAAGCCAGTTTTAGCTATATGTCAAGGTGTTGCTGATACAATGTTTTGGGTAACTAATCAAATCATGAAAACAGCACCATTTGGAGTATTTGCATTAATTGGTGTAACAGTTTCAAAATTTGGAGTTAAATCCTTAATTCCTCTTGGTAAGTTAGCAATAACTACTTATGGTGCAATGATATTCTTTGTCTTAGTAGTGCTTGGAATTATAGCAAAAATGGCTGGAACAAGTATTCTTACACTTATAAAAGTATTAAAGGATGAACTTATACTTGCATATAGTACAGCAAGCTCAGAAACAGTTTTGCCAAAAATCATGGAGAAGATGGAGAAATTTGGATGTCCAAAGTCTATTGCTACATTTGTTGTTCCAACAGGCTATTCTTTTAATTTAGATGGTTCAACATTATATCAAGCTATTGCAGCATTATTTATTGCTCAATTATATGGAATGCATTTGCCAATATTAACTCAAATTAATTTAGTAGTAGTATTAATGCTTACTTCCAAAGGTATAGCAGGAGTACCAGGAGTATCCTTTGTTGTGCTTTTAGCTACATTAGGTTCTGTAGGTATACCATTAGAAGGATTAGCATTTATTGCTGGTATTGACCGTATTCTTGATATGGCAAGAACTGCTGTAAATGTTTGTGGTAATTCATTAGCAGTTGTAGTTGTATCTAAACTGGAAGGAAAATATGATAATGAAAAAGGAAAGAAATATGTGGAATCTATTAAAAAGGCTGCATAA
- a CDS encoding GNAT family N-acetyltransferase, translating to MLNYKRCSEVNIDSVFSAFKISFSDYMIKMDISKEIFINRFFDTEGNSIERSFIAFDSNNPIGIILGGIKNYEGIPTMRCGSFAVHPSYRGTNVSIELFKLHRNEAVRNGCKQLFLEVIKDNFRAIKFYENVGYQKIYELNYFYTQNMKPLIKNNNMQLEIKRKDINDIKLVFKNLKDFHINWQNDIDYMDKVGDAYFYSAYKQYSLLGVLCIDSNGKIIFLWVNKHYRCKSIGKTLLSSAYIDLNLSKLSIGFPNNNLMQGFINHIGFVKNPISQYEMYLTL from the coding sequence ATGCTTAACTATAAAAGATGCTCAGAAGTAAATATAGATTCAGTTTTTAGTGCCTTTAAAATTAGCTTTAGTGATTATATGATAAAAATGGATATCTCTAAGGAAATTTTCATAAATAGATTTTTTGATACTGAAGGTAATTCTATAGAAAGATCCTTTATAGCATTTGATTCTAACAATCCTATAGGAATCATTTTAGGAGGAATAAAAAACTATGAAGGTATTCCTACTATGAGATGCGGAAGCTTTGCTGTGCACCCATCTTATAGAGGTACAAATGTAAGTATAGAGTTATTCAAACTACATAGAAATGAAGCTGTAAGAAATGGATGTAAACAATTATTTTTAGAAGTGATTAAAGATAATTTTAGAGCAATAAAATTTTATGAAAATGTGGGTTATCAGAAAATATATGAATTAAATTATTTTTATACTCAAAACATGAAACCTTTAATAAAAAATAATAATATGCAGTTGGAAATAAAAAGAAAAGATATTAACGACATAAAATTAGTATTTAAGAATTTAAAGGATTTTCACATAAACTGGCAAAATGATATTGATTATATGGATAAAGTCGGTGATGCTTATTTTTATAGCGCTTATAAACAATATAGTCTCTTAGGAGTTTTATGCATAGACTCTAATGGAAAAATAATATTTTTATGGGTAAATAAACATTATAGATGCAAATCCATAGGAAAAACTTTACTATCCTCAGCTTACATTGATTTAAATTTATCTAAACTATCAATAGGATTCCCTAATAATAACTTAATGCAAGGATTTATAAACCATATAGGATTTGTGAAAAATCCTATATCACAATATGAGATGTATTTAACTCTTTAA
- the cysS gene encoding cysteine--tRNA ligase encodes MDFYVYNTISRKKEKFAPILEGKVGMYTCGPTVYNFAHIGNLRTYIFEDVLKKSLRYLGYEVKHVMNITDVGHLQSDADEGEDKMELGAKRENKSVWEIAKFYENAFLDDCKKLNVETPTVICRATEHIDDMINLIKKLEEKGYTYISNGNVYYEIDKFEDYNKLANLSMEELEAGNRVEVDENKKNPLDFVLWFTNSKFKNQIMQWDSPWGRGFPGWHLECSAMSMKYLGERIDIHCGGVDHIPVHHTNEIAQSEGAIGHKWVNYWMHGEFLVLDSGKMSKSKGDFLTVNKLEKEGFNPLVYRYFCLQSRYRKQLLFSFDALKDAETAYKKLKNKVAALAKDVKEDQRLELEKIKNYRDKFAEKISDDLNMPNAFTVLWEVVKDNELTSREKCHLVESFDTVLSMNLFEPNEEQSLNSNVDSELVDKLIKERDMARKNKDWSKADEIRDELNSMNIEILDSKEGTKWKLSN; translated from the coding sequence ATGGATTTTTATGTTTATAATACTATATCCAGAAAAAAAGAAAAATTTGCACCTATACTGGAAGGAAAGGTGGGAATGTATACTTGTGGACCTACCGTTTATAATTTTGCGCATATAGGAAATCTAAGAACATATATATTTGAAGATGTATTAAAAAAGTCTTTAAGATATTTAGGATATGAAGTAAAACATGTAATGAATATTACAGATGTAGGTCATCTTCAGTCTGATGCAGACGAAGGTGAAGATAAAATGGAATTAGGTGCAAAACGTGAAAATAAAAGTGTATGGGAAATAGCAAAATTTTATGAAAATGCATTTTTAGATGATTGTAAAAAATTAAATGTGGAAACTCCAACTGTAATTTGTAGGGCTACAGAACATATTGATGATATGATAAATTTAATAAAAAAGCTAGAAGAAAAGGGATACACTTATATATCAAATGGAAATGTATATTATGAGATTGATAAATTTGAAGACTACAATAAACTTGCAAATTTGAGTATGGAAGAATTAGAAGCTGGAAATAGAGTAGAAGTAGATGAAAATAAAAAGAATCCATTGGATTTTGTATTGTGGTTTACAAATTCAAAATTTAAAAATCAAATTATGCAGTGGGATTCGCCTTGGGGAAGAGGATTTCCGGGTTGGCATCTTGAGTGTTCAGCTATGTCTATGAAATATTTAGGAGAAAGAATAGATATACATTGCGGTGGAGTAGATCATATTCCAGTTCATCATACAAATGAAATTGCTCAATCTGAAGGAGCAATAGGACATAAATGGGTAAATTACTGGATGCATGGAGAGTTCCTTGTGCTAGATAGTGGAAAAATGTCAAAATCTAAAGGTGATTTTTTAACAGTAAATAAATTAGAGAAAGAAGGATTTAATCCACTAGTTTATAGATATTTTTGTCTTCAATCAAGGTATAGAAAACAATTATTATTTAGTTTTGATGCACTAAAGGATGCAGAAACCGCATATAAAAAATTGAAAAATAAAGTAGCAGCTTTAGCAAAGGATGTAAAAGAAGATCAAAGATTAGAACTGGAAAAGATAAAAAATTATAGGGATAAATTTGCAGAAAAAATAAGTGATGATTTAAATATGCCAAATGCATTTACTGTCCTATGGGAAGTAGTAAAGGATAATGAACTTACTAGTAGAGAAAAATGTCACTTAGTAGAAAGTTTTGATACAGTACTATCAATGAATTTATTTGAACCAAATGAAGAACAAAGTTTGAATTCTAATGTAGATAGTGAACTTGTAGATAAACTTATAAAAGAAAGAGATATGGCAAGAAAGAATAAAGATTGGTCTAAAGCAGATGAAATTAGAGATGAATTAAA